Proteins co-encoded in one Arachis hypogaea cultivar Tifrunner chromosome 11, arahy.Tifrunner.gnm2.J5K5, whole genome shotgun sequence genomic window:
- the LOC112723179 gene encoding probable protein phosphatase 2C 42 isoform X2, translating to MLQAFMNLRALCLRPFGLADDKVDTSPVEVNGGSFRGSGSFKGGGGAREGKDSLLWSRDVGKYGSGDFSMAVVQANQVLEDQSQIESGPLGTFVGIYDGHGGPDAARFVCDHLFRHFQAISAETNGGVITETIERAFRQTEEGYAALVSDLWSTRPQVASAGTCCLVGVIFQQTLFVANLGDSRVVLGKKVGNTGGVAAIQLSTEHNANVEAVRQELKELHPHDPQIVVLKHGVWRVKGIIQISRSIGDVYMKDAQFNREPLPAKFRLPEPMHMPILSAEPAIISHRLQPNDSFIIFASDGLWEHLSNEKAVEIVSSNPHTVRLRFLSAVLLRIFCSVWFM from the exons ATGCTTCAGGCATTCATGAATCTACGCGCTCTCTGTTTGAGGCCATTCGGGCTCGCTGACGACAAGGTCGACACTTCCCCCGTCGAAGTCAACGGCGGCAGCTTCAGAGGCAGCGGAAGCTTCAAAGGCGGCGGCGGCGCAAGAGAAGGCAAGGACAGCCTCCTCTGGTCTCGCGACGTCGGAAAATATGGCTCCGGCGATTTCTCCATGGCCGTCGTCCAGGCCAATCAGGTCCTTGAAGACCAGAGCCAGATAGAGTCCGGTCCCCTTGGCACCTTTGTTGGCATCTACGACGGTCACGGAGGACCCGACGCCGCGCGATTCGTATGCGATCACCTCTTTCGCCATTTTCAAG CAATATCAGCTGAAACAAATGGAGGCGTGATCACTGAGACCATCGAGAGGGCATTCCGCCAAACAGAAGAAGGGTATGCTGCTCTTGTGTCAGACTTGTGGAGCACTCGGCCTCAAGTCGCAAGCGCCGGGACTTGTTGTCTGGTTGGAGTGATATTTCAGCAGACACTCTTTGTGGCAAACCTTGGAGACTCCCGCGTTGTATTGGGTAAGAAAGTTGGCAACACAGGAGGCGTTGCTGCAATTCAGCTTTCTACAGAACACAATGCAAATGTTGAAGCTGTGCGGCAGGAGCTTAAAGAGTTACACCCACATGATCCCCAGATTGTTGTCCTCAAACATGGAGTGTGGAGAGTCAAAGGCATTATTCAG ATTTCTAGATCTATAGGTGACGTATATATGAAAGATGCACAATTTAACCGGGAACCACTTCCTGCAAAATTCAGACTTCCTGAACCCATGCACATGCCTATCTTGAGTGCTGAACCCGCTATTATTTCTCATCGACTGCAACCAAATGATTCTTTCATTATATTTGCATCAGATGGCTTATGGGAGCACCTGAGCAATGAAAAGGCTGTGGAAATTGTTAGCAGCAATCCACACACGGTAAGGCTAAGATTCCTGTCTGCAGTTTTACTGAGAATTT TCTGTAGTGTGTGGTTCATGTGA
- the LOC112723179 gene encoding probable protein phosphatase 2C 42 isoform X1, which translates to MLQAFMNLRALCLRPFGLADDKVDTSPVEVNGGSFRGSGSFKGGGGAREGKDSLLWSRDVGKYGSGDFSMAVVQANQVLEDQSQIESGPLGTFVGIYDGHGGPDAARFVCDHLFRHFQAISAETNGGVITETIERAFRQTEEGYAALVSDLWSTRPQVASAGTCCLVGVIFQQTLFVANLGDSRVVLGKKVGNTGGVAAIQLSTEHNANVEAVRQELKELHPHDPQIVVLKHGVWRVKGIIQISRSIGDVYMKDAQFNREPLPAKFRLPEPMHMPILSAEPAIISHRLQPNDSFIIFASDGLWEHLSNEKAVEIVSSNPHTGSAKKLVKAALHEAARKREMRYSDLRKIDKKVRRHFHDDISVIVLFLNHDLISKGTVLDPPLSLRSALDH; encoded by the exons ATGCTTCAGGCATTCATGAATCTACGCGCTCTCTGTTTGAGGCCATTCGGGCTCGCTGACGACAAGGTCGACACTTCCCCCGTCGAAGTCAACGGCGGCAGCTTCAGAGGCAGCGGAAGCTTCAAAGGCGGCGGCGGCGCAAGAGAAGGCAAGGACAGCCTCCTCTGGTCTCGCGACGTCGGAAAATATGGCTCCGGCGATTTCTCCATGGCCGTCGTCCAGGCCAATCAGGTCCTTGAAGACCAGAGCCAGATAGAGTCCGGTCCCCTTGGCACCTTTGTTGGCATCTACGACGGTCACGGAGGACCCGACGCCGCGCGATTCGTATGCGATCACCTCTTTCGCCATTTTCAAG CAATATCAGCTGAAACAAATGGAGGCGTGATCACTGAGACCATCGAGAGGGCATTCCGCCAAACAGAAGAAGGGTATGCTGCTCTTGTGTCAGACTTGTGGAGCACTCGGCCTCAAGTCGCAAGCGCCGGGACTTGTTGTCTGGTTGGAGTGATATTTCAGCAGACACTCTTTGTGGCAAACCTTGGAGACTCCCGCGTTGTATTGGGTAAGAAAGTTGGCAACACAGGAGGCGTTGCTGCAATTCAGCTTTCTACAGAACACAATGCAAATGTTGAAGCTGTGCGGCAGGAGCTTAAAGAGTTACACCCACATGATCCCCAGATTGTTGTCCTCAAACATGGAGTGTGGAGAGTCAAAGGCATTATTCAG ATTTCTAGATCTATAGGTGACGTATATATGAAAGATGCACAATTTAACCGGGAACCACTTCCTGCAAAATTCAGACTTCCTGAACCCATGCACATGCCTATCTTGAGTGCTGAACCCGCTATTATTTCTCATCGACTGCAACCAAATGATTCTTTCATTATATTTGCATCAGATGGCTTATGGGAGCACCTGAGCAATGAAAAGGCTGTGGAAATTGTTAGCAGCAATCCACACACG GGTAGTGCCAAGAAACTTGTCAAGGCTGCCCTACACGAAGCAGCAAGAAAACGAGAGATGCGATATTCAGACCTGCGCAAGATAGACAAGAAGGTCCGACGCCATTTTCATGATGATATATCTGTTATTGTTTTATTCTTGAACCACGATCTTATATCCAAAGGCACAGTGCTAGACCCACCACTCTCACTTCGAAGCGCACTCGATCACTGA
- the LOC112723179 gene encoding probable protein phosphatase 2C 42 isoform X3: MRSPLSPFSRFQCCAAISAETNGGVITETIERAFRQTEEGYAALVSDLWSTRPQVASAGTCCLVGVIFQQTLFVANLGDSRVVLGKKVGNTGGVAAIQLSTEHNANVEAVRQELKELHPHDPQIVVLKHGVWRVKGIIQISRSIGDVYMKDAQFNREPLPAKFRLPEPMHMPILSAEPAIISHRLQPNDSFIIFASDGLWEHLSNEKAVEIVSSNPHTGSAKKLVKAALHEAARKREMRYSDLRKIDKKVRRHFHDDISVIVLFLNHDLISKGTVLDPPLSLRSALDH; encoded by the exons ATGCGATCACCTCTTTCGCCATTTTCAAG ATTTCAATGCTGTGCAGCAATATCAGCTGAAACAAATGGAGGCGTGATCACTGAGACCATCGAGAGGGCATTCCGCCAAACAGAAGAAGGGTATGCTGCTCTTGTGTCAGACTTGTGGAGCACTCGGCCTCAAGTCGCAAGCGCCGGGACTTGTTGTCTGGTTGGAGTGATATTTCAGCAGACACTCTTTGTGGCAAACCTTGGAGACTCCCGCGTTGTATTGGGTAAGAAAGTTGGCAACACAGGAGGCGTTGCTGCAATTCAGCTTTCTACAGAACACAATGCAAATGTTGAAGCTGTGCGGCAGGAGCTTAAAGAGTTACACCCACATGATCCCCAGATTGTTGTCCTCAAACATGGAGTGTGGAGAGTCAAAGGCATTATTCAG ATTTCTAGATCTATAGGTGACGTATATATGAAAGATGCACAATTTAACCGGGAACCACTTCCTGCAAAATTCAGACTTCCTGAACCCATGCACATGCCTATCTTGAGTGCTGAACCCGCTATTATTTCTCATCGACTGCAACCAAATGATTCTTTCATTATATTTGCATCAGATGGCTTATGGGAGCACCTGAGCAATGAAAAGGCTGTGGAAATTGTTAGCAGCAATCCACACACG GGTAGTGCCAAGAAACTTGTCAAGGCTGCCCTACACGAAGCAGCAAGAAAACGAGAGATGCGATATTCAGACCTGCGCAAGATAGACAAGAAGGTCCGACGCCATTTTCATGATGATATATCTGTTATTGTTTTATTCTTGAACCACGATCTTATATCCAAAGGCACAGTGCTAGACCCACCACTCTCACTTCGAAGCGCACTCGATCACTGA